Proteins encoded in a region of the Balaenoptera ricei isolate mBalRic1 chromosome 19, mBalRic1.hap2, whole genome shotgun sequence genome:
- the ARHGEF1 gene encoding rho guanine nucleotide exchange factor 1 isoform X3, which produces MEAEDVARGAAPGPPRPGLVPISIIGAEDEDFENELKTNPEEQNNQFQSLDQVKRRPAHLMALLQHVAMQFEPGPLLCCLHADMLGSLGPKEAKKAFGDFCHSFLDKCAILRVSVPPTVAFELDRTRPDLLSEDVQRQFMQEVVQTQQAAVSRQLEDFRSKKLMGMTPWEQELIQLGAWVGRDRASYEARERHLAERQLTHLEEMQHTISNDEEKSAAVVSAITLYMRHLGVRTKSGDKKSGRNFFRKKVMGNRRSEEPTKTKKGLSSFLDAARWNRGEPQAPDFRHLKAEADGEKPGLTERKGGLGVPSRDRNVGPPGQDTPGVPLHPLSGDSPDREPGVDALPELGDPPPQGPASLEPAAPLESTEEGADTERLSGRLGRSESLRVSDRRRPSRGSLGAKGRGGGRSRSDVDMDPSSATAVLGPARRATPEPGDEGEPGRSGLELEPEEPPGWRELVPPGTLHSLPKSQVKRQEVINELLVTEAAHVRMLRVLYDLFYQPMADGGFFSLEELQNIFPSLDELIEVHSLFLDRLMKRRQDSGYLIEEIGDVLLAQFDGTEGSWFQKISSRFCSRQSFALEQLKAKQRKEPRFCAFVQEAESRPRCRRLQLKDMIPTEMQRLTKYPLLLQSIGQNTEEPAEREKVELAAECCREILHHVNQAVRDMEDLLRLKDYQRRLDLSHLRQSSDPMLSEFKNLDITKKRLVHEGPLTWRVTRDKAVEVHVLLLDDLLLLLQRQDERLLLKSHSRTLTPTPDGKTMLRPVLRLTSAMTREVATDHKAFYVIFTWDQEAQIYELVAQTVSERKNWCALITETAGSLKVPARTSRPKHRPSPSSTREPLLSSSENGNGGREMPPADGRMERIFSALLPFCRPGPEGQLAAKALQKVLSLKQLLLPSEEDSGVGPPLEGDGVPGGGPPSPAQPQEIREELLSLEETIKQLEEVEEEFCRLRLLLSPLGENTVPQSGCT; this is translated from the exons ATGGAGGCCGAAGACGTTGCCCGAGGGGCG GCCCCAGGGCCCCCCCGGCCCGGCCTGGTGCCCATCAGCATCATCGGGGCTGAGGACGAGGATTTTGAGAATGAGCTGAAGACG aACCCCGAGGAGCAAAACAACCAGTTCCAGAGCCTGGATCAGGTGAAGCGGCGCCCTGCCCACCTCATGGCCCTCCTGCAGCACGTGGCCATGCAGTTCGAGCCAGGACCCCTG CTCTGCTGCCTGCACGCGGACATGCTGGGCTCACTGGGCCCCAAGGAGGCCAAGAAGGCCTTCGGCGACTTCTGCCACAGCTTCCTGGATAAGTGTGCG ATTCTGCGGGTGTCGGTCCCTCCCACCGTGGCCTTTGAACTTG ACCGCACGCGGCCCGATCTCCTCTCCGAGGATGTCCAGCGGCAGTTCATGCAGGAGGTGGTGCAGACCCAGCAGGCAGCCGTCAGCCGGCAGCTGGAGGACTTCCGCTCCAAGAAGCTCATGGGCATGACGCCCTGGGAGCAGGAGCTGATccagctgggggcctgggttgggCGGGACCGCGCCAGCTATGAGGCCCGGGAGCGGCACCTGGCCGAGCGGCAGCTGACCCACCTGGAGGAGATGCA ACACACCATCTCTAACGATGAGGAAAAGAG TGCTGCCGTGGTCAGCGCCATCACCCTGTACATGCGCCACCTCGGGGTGCGGACCAAGAGTGGGGACAAGAAGTCGGGGAGGAATTTCTTCCGGAAAAAG GTGATGGGGAACCGGCGGTCAGAAGAGCCGACCAAGACCAAGAAAGGACTGAGCAGCTTCCTGGATGCCGCCCGCTGGAACCGGGGAGAGCCCCAGG CCCCAGACTTTCGACACCTCAAAGCTGAGGCTGATG GTGAGAAGCCAGGCCTTACAGAACGTAAGGGAGGTCTGGGGGTGCCCTCCCGGGACCGGAATGTCGGACCCCCTGGGCAGGACACCCCCGGAGTTCCTCTGCACCCTCTGTCTGGGGACAGCCCTGACCGGGAACCAG GTGTTGATGCCCTCCCCGAGCTGGGGGACCCGCCCCCGCAGGGCCCGGCCAGCCTGGAGCCTGCAGCGCCCCtggagagcacagaggagggTGCTGACACGGAGAG GCTGTCGGGGCGTCTGGGGCGCTCGGAGAGCCTGCGGGTGAGTGACCGCCGCCGGCCTTCCCGGGGCAGCCTCGGGGCTAAGGGCCGGGGTGGGGGCCGCTCCCGGAGCGACGTGGACATGGACCCCAGCTCCGCCACGGCCGTGCTTGGCCCTGCCCGACGAGCCAC CCCCGAGCCTGGAGATGAGGGGGAGCCGGGCCGATCGGGACTAGAGCTGGAGCCAGAAGAGCCCCCCGGCTGGCGGGAGCTCGTCCCCCCGGGCACCCTGCACAGCCTTCCCAAGAGCCAGGTGAAGCGGCAGGAGGTCATCAACG AGCTGCTGGTGACAGAGGCGGCCCACGTGCGCATGCTCCGGGTGCTATATGACCTCTTCTACCAGCCCATGGCGGATGGGGGCTTCTTCTCCCTGGAGGAGCTACAGAACATCTTCCCCAGCCTGGACGAGCTCATCGAGGTGCATT CCCTGTTCCTTGATCGCCTGATGAAGCGGAGGCAGGACAGTGGCTACCTCATTGAGGAGATCGGAGATGTGCTGCTGGCCCAG TTTGATGGTACCGAGGGCTCCTGGTTCCAGAAAATCTCCTCCCGCTTCTGCAGCCGCCAGTCGTTTGCCTTAGAGCAGCTCAAAGCCAAACAGCGTAAGGAGCCTCGGTTCTGTGCCTTTGTGCAG GAGGCCGAGAGCCGTCCCCGGTGCCGCCGCCTGCAGCTGAAGGACATGATCCCCACGGAGATGCAGCGTCTGACCAAGTACCCGCTGCTCCTGCAGAGCATCGGGCAGAACACAG AAGAGCCTGCGGAACGGGAGAAAGTGGAGCTGGCGGCTGAGTGCTGCAGGGAAATTCTGCACCACGTCAACCAAGCCGTGCGCGACATGGAGGACCTGCTG cGGCTCAAGGATTATCAGCGGCGCCTGGATTTGTCCCACCTGCGGCAGAGCAGCGACCCCATGCTGAGCGAGTTCAAg AACCTGGACATCACCAAGAAGAGGCTGGTCCACGAGGGCCCGCTGACGTGGCGGGTGACGAGGGACAAGGCTGTGG AGGTCCACGTCCTGCTGCTGGACGAcctcctgctgctgcttcagCGCCAGGATGAGCGGCTGCTGCTCAAGTCGCACAGCCGGACGCTGACGCCCACGCCCGACGGCAAGACCATGCTGCGGCCGGTGCTGCGGCTCACCTCCGCCATGACCCGGGAGGTGGCCACTG aTCACAAAGCCTTCTATGTCATTTTTACCTGGGACCAGGAGGCCCAGATATACGAGCTGGTGGCCCAGACTGTGTCGGAGCGGAAGAA CTGGTGTGCCCTCATCACTGAGACCGCCGGATCCCTGAAGGTCCCTGCCCGTACCTCCCGACCCAAACACCGGCCCAGCCCCAGCAG CACCCGTGAACCCCTGCTCAGCAGCTCTGAGAACGGCAACGGTGGCCGAGAGATGCCCCCGGCTGACG GCCGGATGGAGAGAATCTTCAGCGCCCTCCTGCCCTTCTGCAGACCAGGCCCTGAGGGCCAGCTCGCCGCCAAGGCCCTTCAGAAAG TGCTGTCCCTGAAGCAGCTCCTGCTCCCCTCGGAGGAAGACAGCGGGGTGGGGCCGCCGCTCGAAGGCGATGGAGTCCCAGGGGGCGgccccccaagcccagcacagccCCAGGAAATTCGGGAGGAACTGCTCAGCCTGGAGGAGACCATTAAACAGCTGGAG gaggtggaggaggagtttTGCCGCCTGAGACTCCTCCTGTCTCCGCTCGGGGAGAACACTGTCCCCCAGTCTGGCTGTACCTGA
- the ARHGEF1 gene encoding rho guanine nucleotide exchange factor 1 isoform X4, producing MEAEDVARGAAPGPPRPGLVPISIIGAEDEDFENELKTNPEEQNNQFQSLDQVKRRPAHLMALLQHVAMQFEPGPLLCCLHADMLGSLGPKEAKKAFGDFCHSFLDKCAILRVSVPPTVAFELDRTRPDLLSEDVQRQFMQEVVQTQQAAVSRQLEDFRSKKLMGMTPWEQELIQLGAWVGRDRASYEARERHLAERQLTHLEEMQHTISNDEEKSAAVVSAITLYMRHLGVRTKSGDKKSGRNFFRKKVMGNRRSEEPTKTKKGLSSFLDAARWNRGEPQAPDFRHLKAEADGEKPGLTERKGGLGVPSRDRNVGPPGQDTPGVPLHPLSGDSPDREPGVDALPELGDPPPQGPASLEPAAPLESTEEGADTESPEPGDEGEPGRSGLELEPEEPPGWRELVPPGTLHSLPKSQVKRQEVINELLVTEAAHVRMLRVLYDLFYQPMADGGFFSLEELQNIFPSLDELIEVHSLFLDRLMKRRQDSGYLIEEIGDVLLAQFDGTEGSWFQKISSRFCSRQSFALEQLKAKQRKEPRFCAFVQEAESRPRCRRLQLKDMIPTEMQRLTKYPLLLQSIGQNTEEPAEREKVELAAECCREILHHVNQAVRDMEDLLRLKDYQRRLDLSHLRQSSDPMLSEFKNLDITKKRLVHEGPLTWRVTRDKAVEVHVLLLDDLLLLLQRQDERLLLKSHSRTLTPTPDGKTMLRPVLRLTSAMTREVATDHKAFYVIFTWDQEAQIYELVAQTVSERKNWCALITETAGSLKVPARTSRPKHRPSPSSTREPLLSSSENGNGGREMPPADGRMERIFSALLPFCRPGPEGQLAAKALQKVLSLKQLLLPSEEDSGVGPPLEGDGVPGGGPPSPAQPQEIREELLSLEETIKQLEEVEEEFCRLRLLLSPLGENTVPQSGCT from the exons ATGGAGGCCGAAGACGTTGCCCGAGGGGCG GCCCCAGGGCCCCCCCGGCCCGGCCTGGTGCCCATCAGCATCATCGGGGCTGAGGACGAGGATTTTGAGAATGAGCTGAAGACG aACCCCGAGGAGCAAAACAACCAGTTCCAGAGCCTGGATCAGGTGAAGCGGCGCCCTGCCCACCTCATGGCCCTCCTGCAGCACGTGGCCATGCAGTTCGAGCCAGGACCCCTG CTCTGCTGCCTGCACGCGGACATGCTGGGCTCACTGGGCCCCAAGGAGGCCAAGAAGGCCTTCGGCGACTTCTGCCACAGCTTCCTGGATAAGTGTGCG ATTCTGCGGGTGTCGGTCCCTCCCACCGTGGCCTTTGAACTTG ACCGCACGCGGCCCGATCTCCTCTCCGAGGATGTCCAGCGGCAGTTCATGCAGGAGGTGGTGCAGACCCAGCAGGCAGCCGTCAGCCGGCAGCTGGAGGACTTCCGCTCCAAGAAGCTCATGGGCATGACGCCCTGGGAGCAGGAGCTGATccagctgggggcctgggttgggCGGGACCGCGCCAGCTATGAGGCCCGGGAGCGGCACCTGGCCGAGCGGCAGCTGACCCACCTGGAGGAGATGCA ACACACCATCTCTAACGATGAGGAAAAGAG TGCTGCCGTGGTCAGCGCCATCACCCTGTACATGCGCCACCTCGGGGTGCGGACCAAGAGTGGGGACAAGAAGTCGGGGAGGAATTTCTTCCGGAAAAAG GTGATGGGGAACCGGCGGTCAGAAGAGCCGACCAAGACCAAGAAAGGACTGAGCAGCTTCCTGGATGCCGCCCGCTGGAACCGGGGAGAGCCCCAGG CCCCAGACTTTCGACACCTCAAAGCTGAGGCTGATG GTGAGAAGCCAGGCCTTACAGAACGTAAGGGAGGTCTGGGGGTGCCCTCCCGGGACCGGAATGTCGGACCCCCTGGGCAGGACACCCCCGGAGTTCCTCTGCACCCTCTGTCTGGGGACAGCCCTGACCGGGAACCAG GTGTTGATGCCCTCCCCGAGCTGGGGGACCCGCCCCCGCAGGGCCCGGCCAGCCTGGAGCCTGCAGCGCCCCtggagagcacagaggagggTGCTGACACGGAGAG CCCCGAGCCTGGAGATGAGGGGGAGCCGGGCCGATCGGGACTAGAGCTGGAGCCAGAAGAGCCCCCCGGCTGGCGGGAGCTCGTCCCCCCGGGCACCCTGCACAGCCTTCCCAAGAGCCAGGTGAAGCGGCAGGAGGTCATCAACG AGCTGCTGGTGACAGAGGCGGCCCACGTGCGCATGCTCCGGGTGCTATATGACCTCTTCTACCAGCCCATGGCGGATGGGGGCTTCTTCTCCCTGGAGGAGCTACAGAACATCTTCCCCAGCCTGGACGAGCTCATCGAGGTGCATT CCCTGTTCCTTGATCGCCTGATGAAGCGGAGGCAGGACAGTGGCTACCTCATTGAGGAGATCGGAGATGTGCTGCTGGCCCAG TTTGATGGTACCGAGGGCTCCTGGTTCCAGAAAATCTCCTCCCGCTTCTGCAGCCGCCAGTCGTTTGCCTTAGAGCAGCTCAAAGCCAAACAGCGTAAGGAGCCTCGGTTCTGTGCCTTTGTGCAG GAGGCCGAGAGCCGTCCCCGGTGCCGCCGCCTGCAGCTGAAGGACATGATCCCCACGGAGATGCAGCGTCTGACCAAGTACCCGCTGCTCCTGCAGAGCATCGGGCAGAACACAG AAGAGCCTGCGGAACGGGAGAAAGTGGAGCTGGCGGCTGAGTGCTGCAGGGAAATTCTGCACCACGTCAACCAAGCCGTGCGCGACATGGAGGACCTGCTG cGGCTCAAGGATTATCAGCGGCGCCTGGATTTGTCCCACCTGCGGCAGAGCAGCGACCCCATGCTGAGCGAGTTCAAg AACCTGGACATCACCAAGAAGAGGCTGGTCCACGAGGGCCCGCTGACGTGGCGGGTGACGAGGGACAAGGCTGTGG AGGTCCACGTCCTGCTGCTGGACGAcctcctgctgctgcttcagCGCCAGGATGAGCGGCTGCTGCTCAAGTCGCACAGCCGGACGCTGACGCCCACGCCCGACGGCAAGACCATGCTGCGGCCGGTGCTGCGGCTCACCTCCGCCATGACCCGGGAGGTGGCCACTG aTCACAAAGCCTTCTATGTCATTTTTACCTGGGACCAGGAGGCCCAGATATACGAGCTGGTGGCCCAGACTGTGTCGGAGCGGAAGAA CTGGTGTGCCCTCATCACTGAGACCGCCGGATCCCTGAAGGTCCCTGCCCGTACCTCCCGACCCAAACACCGGCCCAGCCCCAGCAG CACCCGTGAACCCCTGCTCAGCAGCTCTGAGAACGGCAACGGTGGCCGAGAGATGCCCCCGGCTGACG GCCGGATGGAGAGAATCTTCAGCGCCCTCCTGCCCTTCTGCAGACCAGGCCCTGAGGGCCAGCTCGCCGCCAAGGCCCTTCAGAAAG TGCTGTCCCTGAAGCAGCTCCTGCTCCCCTCGGAGGAAGACAGCGGGGTGGGGCCGCCGCTCGAAGGCGATGGAGTCCCAGGGGGCGgccccccaagcccagcacagccCCAGGAAATTCGGGAGGAACTGCTCAGCCTGGAGGAGACCATTAAACAGCTGGAG gaggtggaggaggagtttTGCCGCCTGAGACTCCTCCTGTCTCCGCTCGGGGAGAACACTGTCCCCCAGTCTGGCTGTACCTGA
- the ARHGEF1 gene encoding rho guanine nucleotide exchange factor 1 isoform X2, with protein sequence MEAEDVARGAAPGPPRPGLVPISIIGAEDEDFENELKTNPEEQNNQFQSLDQVKRRPAHLMALLQHVAMQFEPGPLLCCLHADMLGSLGPKEAKKAFGDFCHSFLDKCAILRVSVPPTVAFELDRTRPDLLSEDVQRQFMQEVVQTQQAAVSRQLEDFRSKKLMGMTPWEQELIQLGAWVGRDRASYEARERHLAERQLTHLEEMQHTISNDEEKSAAVVSAITLYMRHLGVRTKSGDKKSGRNFFRKKVMGNRRSEEPTKTKKGLSSFLDAARWNRGEPQGEVPSLGPAPTSLCCPHLMVPSLVSAPDFRHLKAEADGEKPGLTERKGGLGVPSRDRNVGPPGQDTPGVPLHPLSGDSPDREPGVDALPELGDPPPQGPASLEPAAPLESTEEGADTESPEPGDEGEPGRSGLELEPEEPPGWRELVPPGTLHSLPKSQVKRQEVINELLVTEAAHVRMLRVLYDLFYQPMADGGFFSLEELQNIFPSLDELIEVHSLFLDRLMKRRQDSGYLIEEIGDVLLAQFDGTEGSWFQKISSRFCSRQSFALEQLKAKQRKEPRFCAFVQEAESRPRCRRLQLKDMIPTEMQRLTKYPLLLQSIGQNTEEPAEREKVELAAECCREILHHVNQAVRDMEDLLRLKDYQRRLDLSHLRQSSDPMLSEFKNLDITKKRLVHEGPLTWRVTRDKAVEVHVLLLDDLLLLLQRQDERLLLKSHSRTLTPTPDGKTMLRPVLRLTSAMTREVATDHKAFYVIFTWDQEAQIYELVAQTVSERKNWCALITETAGSLKVPARTSRPKHRPSPSSTREPLLSSSENGNGGREMPPADGRMERIFSALLPFCRPGPEGQLAAKALQKVLSLKQLLLPSEEDSGVGPPLEGDGVPGGGPPSPAQPQEIREELLSLEETIKQLEEVEEEFCRLRLLLSPLGENTVPQSGCT encoded by the exons ATGGAGGCCGAAGACGTTGCCCGAGGGGCG GCCCCAGGGCCCCCCCGGCCCGGCCTGGTGCCCATCAGCATCATCGGGGCTGAGGACGAGGATTTTGAGAATGAGCTGAAGACG aACCCCGAGGAGCAAAACAACCAGTTCCAGAGCCTGGATCAGGTGAAGCGGCGCCCTGCCCACCTCATGGCCCTCCTGCAGCACGTGGCCATGCAGTTCGAGCCAGGACCCCTG CTCTGCTGCCTGCACGCGGACATGCTGGGCTCACTGGGCCCCAAGGAGGCCAAGAAGGCCTTCGGCGACTTCTGCCACAGCTTCCTGGATAAGTGTGCG ATTCTGCGGGTGTCGGTCCCTCCCACCGTGGCCTTTGAACTTG ACCGCACGCGGCCCGATCTCCTCTCCGAGGATGTCCAGCGGCAGTTCATGCAGGAGGTGGTGCAGACCCAGCAGGCAGCCGTCAGCCGGCAGCTGGAGGACTTCCGCTCCAAGAAGCTCATGGGCATGACGCCCTGGGAGCAGGAGCTGATccagctgggggcctgggttgggCGGGACCGCGCCAGCTATGAGGCCCGGGAGCGGCACCTGGCCGAGCGGCAGCTGACCCACCTGGAGGAGATGCA ACACACCATCTCTAACGATGAGGAAAAGAG TGCTGCCGTGGTCAGCGCCATCACCCTGTACATGCGCCACCTCGGGGTGCGGACCAAGAGTGGGGACAAGAAGTCGGGGAGGAATTTCTTCCGGAAAAAG GTGATGGGGAACCGGCGGTCAGAAGAGCCGACCAAGACCAAGAAAGGACTGAGCAGCTTCCTGGATGCCGCCCGCTGGAACCGGGGAGAGCCCCAGGGTGAGGTGCCCAGCCTCGGCCCCGCCCCAACTTCCCTGTGCTGCCCCCACCTCATGGTCCCATCTCTCGTTTCAGCCCCAGACTTTCGACACCTCAAAGCTGAGGCTGATG GTGAGAAGCCAGGCCTTACAGAACGTAAGGGAGGTCTGGGGGTGCCCTCCCGGGACCGGAATGTCGGACCCCCTGGGCAGGACACCCCCGGAGTTCCTCTGCACCCTCTGTCTGGGGACAGCCCTGACCGGGAACCAG GTGTTGATGCCCTCCCCGAGCTGGGGGACCCGCCCCCGCAGGGCCCGGCCAGCCTGGAGCCTGCAGCGCCCCtggagagcacagaggagggTGCTGACACGGAGAG CCCCGAGCCTGGAGATGAGGGGGAGCCGGGCCGATCGGGACTAGAGCTGGAGCCAGAAGAGCCCCCCGGCTGGCGGGAGCTCGTCCCCCCGGGCACCCTGCACAGCCTTCCCAAGAGCCAGGTGAAGCGGCAGGAGGTCATCAACG AGCTGCTGGTGACAGAGGCGGCCCACGTGCGCATGCTCCGGGTGCTATATGACCTCTTCTACCAGCCCATGGCGGATGGGGGCTTCTTCTCCCTGGAGGAGCTACAGAACATCTTCCCCAGCCTGGACGAGCTCATCGAGGTGCATT CCCTGTTCCTTGATCGCCTGATGAAGCGGAGGCAGGACAGTGGCTACCTCATTGAGGAGATCGGAGATGTGCTGCTGGCCCAG TTTGATGGTACCGAGGGCTCCTGGTTCCAGAAAATCTCCTCCCGCTTCTGCAGCCGCCAGTCGTTTGCCTTAGAGCAGCTCAAAGCCAAACAGCGTAAGGAGCCTCGGTTCTGTGCCTTTGTGCAG GAGGCCGAGAGCCGTCCCCGGTGCCGCCGCCTGCAGCTGAAGGACATGATCCCCACGGAGATGCAGCGTCTGACCAAGTACCCGCTGCTCCTGCAGAGCATCGGGCAGAACACAG AAGAGCCTGCGGAACGGGAGAAAGTGGAGCTGGCGGCTGAGTGCTGCAGGGAAATTCTGCACCACGTCAACCAAGCCGTGCGCGACATGGAGGACCTGCTG cGGCTCAAGGATTATCAGCGGCGCCTGGATTTGTCCCACCTGCGGCAGAGCAGCGACCCCATGCTGAGCGAGTTCAAg AACCTGGACATCACCAAGAAGAGGCTGGTCCACGAGGGCCCGCTGACGTGGCGGGTGACGAGGGACAAGGCTGTGG AGGTCCACGTCCTGCTGCTGGACGAcctcctgctgctgcttcagCGCCAGGATGAGCGGCTGCTGCTCAAGTCGCACAGCCGGACGCTGACGCCCACGCCCGACGGCAAGACCATGCTGCGGCCGGTGCTGCGGCTCACCTCCGCCATGACCCGGGAGGTGGCCACTG aTCACAAAGCCTTCTATGTCATTTTTACCTGGGACCAGGAGGCCCAGATATACGAGCTGGTGGCCCAGACTGTGTCGGAGCGGAAGAA CTGGTGTGCCCTCATCACTGAGACCGCCGGATCCCTGAAGGTCCCTGCCCGTACCTCCCGACCCAAACACCGGCCCAGCCCCAGCAG CACCCGTGAACCCCTGCTCAGCAGCTCTGAGAACGGCAACGGTGGCCGAGAGATGCCCCCGGCTGACG GCCGGATGGAGAGAATCTTCAGCGCCCTCCTGCCCTTCTGCAGACCAGGCCCTGAGGGCCAGCTCGCCGCCAAGGCCCTTCAGAAAG TGCTGTCCCTGAAGCAGCTCCTGCTCCCCTCGGAGGAAGACAGCGGGGTGGGGCCGCCGCTCGAAGGCGATGGAGTCCCAGGGGGCGgccccccaagcccagcacagccCCAGGAAATTCGGGAGGAACTGCTCAGCCTGGAGGAGACCATTAAACAGCTGGAG gaggtggaggaggagtttTGCCGCCTGAGACTCCTCCTGTCTCCGCTCGGGGAGAACACTGTCCCCCAGTCTGGCTGTACCTGA